The sequence below is a genomic window from Plasmodium vivax scf_7130 genomic scaffold, whole genome shotgun sequence.
ttacaaatatttataatataattatgcatTTATTATCTGGATAGAatgttaattataaatggtTTAAACTATTACCTATTTATAATGGgccatataaaaaaatataatataaataaaaaaataacctctTTTCTTCATTAATAAAGTATAAGGGTGATCCATTATtcctataaatatatacttctatatgtatattacgTACATTTGTTCTTTgtgcaaaacatttttgatgtaattttaattataaattctaAATAAGCTTttatgtgtttttattttttcatttaatatttatacattatatcttaaattgttaaagttttagttatattttacatatcaTTGGAGGTTTGAAATTGCcatattgttaaaaaaagtatgcaTTACATGAATgccgttatttttttttattaagaaacatttatataaattaacagATTAACAATAGTTAGaatatgtacaaatattattttgaattataaagttaaaaacctgtttattatgtataaactttattattttatctaaTTCGCGCGTAACAATTTCAATACTAAAGGGAAAATGTTTTACCTGGATTCAGATAATGGATtacagaaggaagaaagtgCTGATTCGGAGCTGAAAAGTACTATACAGGTATattatagtaattttttctaaataataatttacatataatttatttaagcGTTCTACAGATAATGAGGAACACTAGCATATTGTGTACGGATAATATATACTTGGAAAataagtttttattttttattctcgtAATTTTTAGGGTGATCGAATTATGTTTCACCATTTACCTGCGTACAAATTTGACCAAAAATTAAAGGAAGGTGTatcaaataatatatatagcaCATATTATAAtggaatatattatttgcAAAATCAATATGCATGGGTTACTGATATATTCAACAAACTCAGTAGAAATATACGGTTGGTGCAGGGGAGTTATGTTGAGGGAGACGATTTCAATAAGAAGCGGTGCtatgatttaaatttttggttatatgatgaagtatataaaaatttgcaatcGTCAAAGCAAAATAGTGAGAATATGGGTAATATTATTGACAAGGTTCAGGAagtttggaaaaatattgtttatAATCAGTTTTATAATGAAGAATACAAATGCTATCCGGATAAAGAATTACTGCTTAACATTGGTTATCTGCAAGAAATTAAGGATTTATTTGATTTCTTTGAAGATTATAatcaaatgaaaaaggagaTTATCGCCAATACGTATAAAGCATGCTTTAAATATGTTGACTACCTAAAACAAAGAATTCCAGTATATTATGCTTGGAGAGACTCATGTAAAGTTGATGGATATGCTTGTAAAAGATATATTGAtgattatatgaaatatcgTCCATCAAGTGTAGCAAATGAGTTGAGCTACTTTAGTGTTATTCTAACATATTATGGAAATGAGTGTTATTCAAAGgtttatgatatatttgtAGACGCAAAAGAAAGGCCTAAACGCAATGATGGAATatataagcaaaaaatggaagatatgaaaaaagcaaaatctAGAGAAAATTTACTCAACACTAGGCTAGGAGATTGGTTACGTGGAAGTAAATATTACATTCCGGGTGATAACGgtgattattattatcaaCTAAGGTTTGTTAGATTGCGCATGTTCAGAGAAAAGTTCTTGCCACCTATTCTTGCTATGTTGGGTGCATTCTTGATATTTTATGCCCTctataaggtaaaaaataacttttataTAGTAATGGATATTTTGCTTTAGTGactataacatattttttttaatttcctatatatgttataaacttgttttttatatgataattatttataactttttgtTAGTTTACACCTCTTGGACGATCCCTGTTACGAACACGAGCAAAAGTAAGGAAACGAATTAGACCTAACCTTAATTATGACGACATTGTGTTATTATATGGAAGTGATGAGTCCTTGGATACCACTACTGATGATAGCAgttataatttatcataCGCGTCCTCGTTGGATAATTAGTTAAAAAGAGGGACATGCGGTGAAATATTATAGTTTAAGCCTTACATAAAACTAtgtattttcataatattcGTCTTTCGAAAAACATGAAACGAATATAATAGTGGGATTTTAATGAGTaccttatatatatgtaataatgtGAGCTTTAAGAAAATAAggatttgcaaaatataCGATGCGATCTATACGTTTCAAAAAGGGTAAATGCTAAAAACACACGTCATATGTTCtcattgtaaatatttaccTGAAAAATAAACTACATATATTGTGACATaagctaaaaaataaaaagagttGAGCATGTTGCATTCCTTTTGGTtttgtatttaaataaaatgtctTAGCTTTTTACttcaataattttctttttttataatgatgcatatttataaatatataatttattaaagaTAATATTgtttgttcaattttttttaattatttgatTATATCCACGAAATgatgtatattaatatgaagtaatataattttttgtgggatttttttttattatatattattgcgTTATATAGTTAGCATGGGTATATTCAACTCAGGAGTATAGCGcaatattcctttttttattaaatgattattaGATAATTCAAGAaagatattttaaaattttatattactaGAGTAtggaaatttaaatatgtagAGGAGTTCCCATAAAATATACCTTCTAAATGTCTTCATAAATACGACACtagttatttataaaaataaattgtatatcaattttgcaaaactgcaATTTGTATGCTTATACCATTCTAAATTATGTAGATGTGAGGCACGACATGATTCTGATTACATCACCATTAATGTTTAAATTTGTTCGTATGGCATAAATGTTAAGACATGTAATAAGGTATTGTTCGTGATGCAAGGCACAGGATTGTTTATAGATATATgtagaatatataaaatattcccATTTAgtgtatttttaatataatatattatttcttgtGCTGTAAAAATCATGAAACACTTAAAAGgtcttataaataatattataggAACTTATTAAGGTTTatattatacacatatatgtattggGATATTgagaatgtaaaaaaattcatttgtTCGTAACTTTTAATGAAAGTATAACCCTTAATGAATaatcaatataaataattaaaactgaAAACAAATCGGTTCCTTACTTTAAGATTATGGGAACCAGGTTAAGGAACGGGTTTAACTAATTCTTTATACTAACTGcgaaaaaagttttaattattgcctctcatatattttgtataattttatcataaattGTATAAATATTGCTTTGTGTTATACTTAGTGTTTGCATAGTAATAATGATGTATTTGTAATTATGTTAATCGTATTATGGATGAAtgcattatttaaaaataataaattgtatGAGGAAAagtttatgtttattttatggtagaaaaataattccgttatataaattagaataatatatgtattaaagatagaataattaatgtctacaatttattatattataaatttataatagtGGGATCCTTGTTAAGTTATAGGTTCCCACTTTTTaagttttatataatgacATAAAAAGgctatataaatattgtaattatacatacaaatatataggtaaaaatgtacatatgaaaTAAGAattaatggaaaaatattgtgcTTAAAGATAAATTATACTTTAAATTTATctttgtataaataaatgttgcTACATTTTGTGttataaggaaaataaaatatacaggAATGAAACTAAATTATGTGTAgcaaaaatgcataaattaatgaaatatttaatcagtttataatgaataaaatgtgcgaacattaattttaatatataataaatatttaaaaaaaaatttatttatacatatattttttattatattgtttttaaagAGTTATATATTAGAATTGTGCAATTTAtgctttttattaaatgataaatatgtaaaatgaatGCGTTATTGAtactaatttatttttcacctaTTAAGAACTTATATggattaaattaaatatgtctataatatatttgtgtaTTGGGTATAAATTTATGATATTACGGCAAATATACCATTTAAATGTAATGTTGtgtgtaaatgtaaaaaacataaaatattagcaacacatatacattaatatattttttaaccaaTTGTACATTTATTCGTAaattaaactttttaatacaaagtaataaaataatattttgcaaTATAGAAGTagattaatatttatataaattagtGTTATCATAGAAATACTgagtatattatattaacattttatctacttctatatttattctttttagctttatttttacattattatttattttatattttcacttATAAAtcctttattattattcctattttttctgcTATTTTTCTGGTCTTAATTCGACATGCACTTGAAATATGTGAATATTAGTATTATATATCTTAACTCAATTAACCTTGTCACTTCCTtacaataaaatttacatagGTTGATATGATATATAGTTTGCATCATTGTCAGAAAATATATCACCCGTTTCTTGCATATAAGATGGAACCACATCTATGGTACCCACACTATTTATGTTTCCTCCACGGAACTTGCGAATCCAGGAACCAAAGGGTGTGTACTagtatgcaaaaaattaaaagatacatatgtaatatatttattta
It includes:
- a CDS encoding variable surface protein Vir16/32-related (encoded by transcript PVX_103660A), which gives rise to MFYLDSDNGLQKEESADSELKSTIQGDRIMFHHLPAYKFDQKLKEGVSNNIYSTYYNGIYYLQNQYAWVTDIFNKLSRNIRLVQGSYVEGDDFNKKRCYDLNFWLYDEVYKNLQSSKQNSENMGNIIDKVQEVWKNIVYNQFYNEEYKCYPDKELLLNIGYLQEIKDLFDFFEDYNQMKKEIIANTYKACFKYVDYLKQRIPVYYAWRDSCKVDGYACKRYIDDYMKYRPSSVANELSYFSVILTYYGNECYSKVYDIFVDAKERPKRNDGIYKQKMEDMKKAKSRENLLNTRLGDWLRGSKYYIPGDNGDYYYQLRFVRLRMFREKFLPPILAMLGAFLIFYALYKVKNNFYIVMDILL